A window of the Candidatus Zixiibacteriota bacterium genome harbors these coding sequences:
- the corA gene encoding magnesium/cobalt transporter CorA, which produces MIRSFYYTPDDGLSYSEGVQDFRKLMARPDAVLWVDLFAPTDEESYILTSDFRFHPLAIEDVLSEMSHPKVDDYDNYIFTIVQVLGPPMQETEIEARGIGLFLTKSAVLTVHFHPVNSLETVLQRIQRDSRLISRGADFLFHTIVDYIVDTYFSALNTMEREVDLVEAQVFEDPDEKVLRRMFRIRRDLSIIRRVIVPQSEVMSQFTREKFDVISSKAAIYFSDINDHLHVMISTADNQRDSINSAMDLYFSMVSTKTNDVIKFLTILSALFLPATFIVGFYGMNFESIPEFRWEFGYPFAVLLIVAVIGGLLIFFKKKNWI; this is translated from the coding sequence ATGATCAGGTCGTTTTATTATACGCCCGATGACGGGTTGAGCTACTCCGAGGGGGTGCAGGATTTCCGCAAGCTGATGGCGCGACCGGACGCGGTGTTGTGGGTCGATTTGTTCGCGCCGACGGACGAAGAGTCGTACATTCTGACCTCCGATTTTCGTTTCCATCCCCTGGCCATTGAAGACGTGCTATCCGAGATGTCGCACCCCAAGGTGGACGACTACGACAATTACATTTTCACGATCGTGCAGGTGCTGGGGCCGCCGATGCAGGAGACCGAGATCGAAGCGCGGGGCATCGGGTTGTTTTTGACGAAAAGCGCAGTGCTGACGGTGCATTTTCACCCGGTGAATTCGCTGGAGACGGTGTTGCAGCGGATTCAGCGCGACAGCCGGTTGATTTCGCGGGGGGCGGATTTCCTGTTTCACACGATTGTCGACTACATCGTTGACACCTATTTCAGCGCGCTCAATACGATGGAAAGGGAAGTCGATTTGGTGGAGGCGCAGGTGTTCGAGGACCCGGACGAGAAGGTGTTGCGGCGGATGTTTCGGATTCGCCGCGACTTGTCGATCATCCGGCGGGTGATCGTGCCGCAGTCGGAGGTGATGTCGCAGTTTACGCGGGAGAAGTTCGACGTGATCAGCTCCAAGGCGGCGATTTATTTCTCCGACATCAACGACCATCTGCACGTGATGATTTCGACGGCGGACAATCAGCGGGATTCGATCAATTCGGCGATGGATCTGTACTTTTCGATGGTTTCGACCAAGACGAACGACGTAATCAAGTTTCTGACGATTTTATCGGCGTTGTTTCTGCCGGCGACGTTCATTGTCGGGTTTTACGGAATGAATTTTGAGAGCATCCCGGAATTCCGATGGGAATTCGGCTATCCCTTTGCGGTGCTGTTGATTGTGGCGGTGATTGGGGGCTTATTGATCTTCTTCAAGAAAAAAAACTGGATTTAA
- a CDS encoding TetR/AcrR family transcriptional regulator gives MGDMRSGKSKKRQVLPAPARQKMILDAALDEFARFGYDECNVDAIAEKAEIGKGTIYRQYPSKLDLYAAVVKRGHDMLHEKMGQIAHCDCGFDEKTRRGIKEFVDFFVTNPKYYRVIFVERPDRRLKLNRMVPHGEEHLAQEIARHITHGVESGEFRAVDPHFAALSFLAIAKVIIERQIYGRGHSLDADTRAAADILKGIHK, from the coding sequence ATGGGTGATATGCGATCAGGCAAGAGCAAGAAACGCCAGGTACTACCGGCGCCGGCCCGGCAAAAGATGATTCTCGACGCGGCGCTGGACGAATTTGCCCGGTTCGGGTACGACGAGTGCAACGTCGACGCGATCGCGGAAAAGGCGGAGATCGGTAAGGGGACGATTTACCGGCAGTATCCGTCGAAGCTCGACCTGTATGCGGCGGTGGTGAAGCGAGGCCACGATATGCTCCATGAGAAGATGGGACAAATTGCGCACTGCGACTGCGGATTCGACGAAAAAACGCGACGCGGGATCAAGGAATTTGTGGACTTTTTCGTCACGAATCCCAAGTATTACCGGGTTATTTTCGTCGAGCGGCCGGATCGGCGGCTTAAACTCAACCGCATGGTGCCGCACGGCGAAGAGCACCTGGCGCAGGAGATTGCGCGGCACATCACGCACGGGGTTGAAAGCGGTGAATTCCGGGCGGTCGATCCGCATTTTGCGGCGCTGAGTTTCCTGGCGATAGCCAAGGTGATTATTGAGCGGCAGATTTACGGACGCGGGCATTCGCTTGATGCCGATACCCGTGCCGCGGCTGATATTTTGAAAGGAATCCACAAGTGA
- a CDS encoding TolC family protein — translation MRKTPYAVALILMLACLAGSGQGRELTLEQAVNEALANNQDYLMARAELERAQAEIQRATAEALPDLSFSSSYTRNLEIPEVVFGGMSFKLGTDNSISAGLTLKQPIWQGGKVAGAIKIARLYRRYTEAAVQETEAEIKFAVRQSFLNAILAQDVVAVYRDALATAELNHEMIAKMQAQGVVSEYEKLRAEVEVANLKPQLLQAQNQATLALNALENLIAADRREEVTLRYDFDSTLAQQSYRFDQLLEVALARRAALQRQERLAEITQRAIGIAKAERSPKFDFVSHYGWSYQSDDFGLEGYKWSPSWTATINLSFPIFNGFSTKASIRKAKVDNLQAELSYEKLRDQVELQVRDAFLSYNEATERLQTQIKTIEQAEEGLRIARIRYQNGVGTQLEILSSETALTQARTNYVQATHDAALAVYRLLRVTGVNQINELKEQ, via the coding sequence GTGAGGAAGACACCCTATGCAGTCGCGCTGATCCTGATGCTGGCGTGTCTGGCCGGCAGCGGGCAGGGGCGGGAGTTGACGCTGGAGCAGGCGGTCAACGAGGCCTTGGCCAACAACCAGGACTATCTGATGGCGCGGGCGGAATTGGAGCGGGCGCAGGCAGAGATTCAGCGCGCCACGGCGGAAGCGCTGCCGGATTTGAGCTTCAGTTCGAGCTACACGCGCAACCTGGAAATCCCGGAAGTGGTATTCGGCGGGATGAGTTTCAAGCTGGGCACCGACAACAGCATCAGCGCCGGCCTGACCTTGAAGCAGCCGATCTGGCAGGGAGGCAAGGTGGCGGGCGCAATCAAGATTGCGCGGCTCTATCGCAGGTACACGGAAGCGGCGGTGCAAGAGACGGAAGCGGAGATTAAGTTCGCGGTCCGGCAGTCGTTCTTGAACGCCATTCTGGCGCAGGATGTGGTGGCGGTGTACCGCGACGCACTGGCAACGGCGGAGTTGAACCACGAGATGATTGCCAAGATGCAGGCCCAGGGGGTGGTGTCGGAGTATGAGAAGTTGCGCGCCGAGGTCGAGGTGGCCAATCTGAAGCCGCAGCTCTTGCAGGCGCAGAATCAAGCGACGCTGGCACTGAACGCGCTCGAGAATTTGATCGCGGCCGACCGCCGCGAGGAGGTAACGCTGCGCTATGACTTTGATTCGACGCTGGCGCAGCAGAGTTACCGGTTCGACCAATTGCTGGAGGTGGCGCTGGCGCGGCGCGCGGCGCTGCAACGGCAGGAGCGTTTGGCGGAGATCACGCAGCGCGCCATCGGCATTGCCAAAGCGGAGCGATCGCCGAAGTTCGATTTTGTGAGTCATTACGGCTGGAGCTATCAATCAGACGACTTCGGCCTGGAGGGCTACAAGTGGTCGCCCAGCTGGACGGCGACGATCAATCTGTCGTTTCCGATTTTCAACGGCTTCTCCACCAAAGCCAGCATCCGCAAGGCGAAGGTGGACAATCTTCAGGCCGAGTTGAGTTACGAGAAGCTGCGCGATCAGGTGGAGCTGCAGGTGCGCGACGCATTTTTGAGCTACAACGAAGCGACGGAGCGCCTGCAGACGCAGATCAAGACGATCGAGCAGGCGGAAGAAGGGCTGCGCATTGCGCGCATTCGCTATCAGAACGGCGTCGGGACACAGCTGGAGATTCTGTCCTCGGAAACAGCGCTGACGCAGGCTCGCACCAACTACGTCCAGGCCACCCACGACGCGGCACTCGCCGTGTATCGCCTGTTGCGCGTCACGGGTGTCAACCAGATCAATGAGCTAAAGGAGCAATAG
- a CDS encoding efflux RND transporter periplasmic adaptor subunit produces MRLRWIFPVIAATAILTSCGKNSGETATMLPTIPVKTVMAEVGPIRAEREFAGGLEGIKQADIMVRLSEAVVELPFRIGDRVKAGDVIVFLDKGGASSQYFQAKATFDNAEKNHRKMKYLYDEKAISESAFDAAESQFEVARANFRAARELVELTSPINGVLVELNPKVGDVPRVGTIAARVANIETLRMSFGVPASLAGQFRSGMSGSVRVASAETVDSCTVTRISSAADPQTRSFTIEVAVPNPSGRLMPGTFAKARFAIASSDNALRVPQAALISEEGVQSLYIVRNDTAYARTVSVGIYNETTVQILSGIEAGDEVVYLGQGFLADGYPVVRDKN; encoded by the coding sequence ATGAGACTGCGCTGGATATTTCCGGTAATCGCGGCGACGGCGATTCTGACATCGTGCGGCAAGAACTCCGGCGAGACGGCAACGATGTTGCCGACAATTCCGGTGAAGACGGTCATGGCCGAGGTCGGTCCGATCAGAGCCGAGCGCGAATTCGCCGGGGGGCTGGAGGGGATTAAGCAAGCGGACATCATGGTGCGACTGTCGGAGGCGGTGGTCGAGCTGCCGTTTCGGATCGGCGACCGCGTGAAGGCGGGCGATGTGATTGTCTTTCTCGACAAGGGCGGGGCGTCGTCGCAGTACTTCCAGGCCAAGGCGACATTTGACAATGCGGAAAAAAACCATCGCAAGATGAAGTACTTGTACGATGAGAAGGCGATCAGCGAATCGGCGTTCGATGCGGCCGAGAGCCAGTTCGAGGTGGCACGGGCCAATTTTCGGGCGGCGCGGGAGCTGGTAGAGTTGACCTCGCCGATCAACGGCGTGCTGGTGGAGCTAAATCCGAAGGTGGGCGACGTGCCGCGGGTCGGGACGATTGCCGCGCGGGTGGCGAATATTGAGACGCTGCGGATGTCGTTCGGGGTGCCGGCCAGCCTGGCGGGGCAATTCCGCAGCGGCATGAGCGGGAGCGTGCGCGTGGCCAGCGCCGAGACGGTGGACAGTTGCACGGTGACGCGGATCTCCTCGGCGGCGGATCCCCAGACGCGGTCGTTCACGATCGAGGTAGCAGTTCCGAATCCGAGCGGCCGGTTGATGCCGGGGACCTTCGCCAAGGCCCGGTTTGCGATTGCGAGTTCCGACAACGCCCTACGCGTGCCGCAGGCGGCGTTGATTTCGGAGGAGGGCGTTCAGTCGCTGTACATCGTCAGGAACGACACGGCCTACGCGCGGACGGTCAGCGTCGGGATTTACAACGAGACGACGGTGCAGATTCTCTCCGGTATCGAGGCGGGGGATGAGGTGGTTTATTTGGGGCAGGGATTTTTGGCGGATGGGTACCCGGTTGTAAGGGACAAGAATTAG
- a CDS encoding efflux RND transporter permease subunit gives MILSKIAINRPVFTVMVTLALVVLGLFAYRDLSVEMFPDIDFPFVVVTVSYPGASPETMETEIVTKIEDAMNTVSGVRHITSKSYEGYAFTFAEFELEVNDDVAAQDVREKIAGIRRDLPDDMEEPVIQKYDPMSIPIISLAVSGDRSARELTLIAREDIKKALENIRGVGNVELIGGEEREILVELDLTALEAYNLSIFDVQGRVQAASLELPAGKLERGERDFSIRTLGKYVTVDQIANTVIKTDRGVQVLLRDIATVKDTTKEIESISRLNGRRAVGLALIKQSGANVVDVAAEVKARLAELRQQLPKDVEIVIATDNSKFTEEAVHDVVVNIIYGGILAVIVIFFFLADTRATIISAIAIPTSIIATFLFMGALNFTLNFMTLLALSLAVGLLIDDAIVVIENIYRHSAYGKKPGEAAYDATSEIALAVLATTFTIIVVFVPVAFMKGIVGRFFYAFGITVAVSVAVSLFVAFTLTPMLSSRWLRGEHEFHKATKNPIYRFTNWWNQLFERLNDYLQIAVRYALTHRGVVVAAALLTFVGSLMLVPLIGTEFIPEYDRGEFFVAVKSAPGTSLDGTATLTAGVEKVLRTYPEIQDVYTTIGSGITPDNEGTITVRMVELDKRERSSFEVISALRRELAAYPGLRLSFSSENSRGGGGSPVEISVAGERMEQLTALAAMVEDSVRATPGAVEVDNSLGEGKPELQVALDREKIADLGLNVSQIALAARYLVNGVVPLKFQEGDRQADVRLRLRPEDRNDLSDLSRILIPSSKEIDGEKGQQFPLSYVANFAEASAVAELSRYDRMKTITVSANNSGRFAGDVRTDAMAKAGQIPTPPGYRIYATGEAEIQAESFGYIIEALFLAIILIYFVLASQFESLTDPFAIMLSLPMSLLGAFLGLLLLGSSISIMSLIGIVMLMGLVTKNAILLVDFAKQDLRRGTPRTEAFVKASSVRLRPIIMTTAAMIFGMLPLALGIGPGAELRAGIARAVIGGLITSTGLTLVVVPVVYTLLDDLVRKVRGKSQVAVDVNN, from the coding sequence ATGATACTCTCGAAGATAGCCATCAACCGTCCCGTGTTTACGGTCATGGTCACGCTGGCCCTGGTCGTGCTCGGGCTGTTTGCCTACCGCGATTTGAGCGTCGAGATGTTTCCCGATATTGATTTTCCGTTCGTGGTGGTGACCGTGTCGTATCCGGGTGCGTCGCCGGAGACGATGGAGACGGAGATCGTGACCAAGATCGAGGACGCGATGAACACGGTGTCGGGGGTCCGGCACATTACTTCCAAGTCGTACGAGGGGTATGCGTTTACGTTTGCCGAGTTTGAGCTGGAGGTCAACGACGACGTCGCGGCGCAAGACGTGCGCGAGAAGATTGCCGGGATCCGCCGGGATTTGCCCGACGACATGGAGGAGCCGGTAATCCAGAAATATGACCCGATGTCAATCCCGATCATTTCGCTGGCCGTCTCGGGCGATCGGTCGGCGCGCGAGCTGACGCTGATTGCGCGGGAGGATATCAAGAAGGCGCTGGAGAACATTCGCGGCGTCGGCAACGTCGAGTTGATCGGCGGCGAAGAGCGGGAAATTCTGGTCGAGCTGGATCTGACGGCGCTAGAAGCCTATAATCTGTCGATTTTCGACGTGCAGGGCCGGGTACAGGCCGCGAGTCTGGAATTGCCGGCGGGCAAGCTGGAGCGCGGGGAGCGCGACTTTTCGATTCGCACGCTGGGCAAGTACGTCACGGTCGACCAGATCGCGAATACGGTCATCAAGACCGACCGCGGGGTGCAGGTGTTGTTGCGCGATATCGCAACCGTCAAGGACACCACGAAGGAGATCGAGTCGATTTCGCGCCTGAATGGGCGGCGCGCTGTCGGCCTGGCGCTGATCAAGCAATCGGGCGCCAACGTCGTCGACGTGGCGGCGGAGGTAAAGGCGCGACTGGCAGAACTGCGGCAGCAATTGCCGAAGGACGTCGAGATCGTGATTGCGACCGACAATTCGAAGTTTACGGAAGAGGCGGTGCATGACGTCGTGGTCAACATCATCTACGGCGGCATTCTCGCGGTCATCGTGATCTTCTTCTTTCTCGCGGACACGCGCGCGACGATCATCTCGGCGATCGCGATTCCGACCTCGATCATCGCGACGTTCCTATTCATGGGGGCGCTGAATTTCACGCTGAACTTCATGACGCTGCTGGCGCTGTCGCTGGCGGTGGGGCTGTTGATCGACGACGCCATTGTCGTCATCGAAAATATTTACCGACATTCCGCGTACGGCAAGAAACCGGGGGAGGCGGCCTACGACGCCACGAGCGAAATCGCGCTGGCGGTGCTAGCGACGACGTTTACAATTATCGTGGTGTTCGTGCCGGTGGCGTTCATGAAGGGGATCGTCGGGCGATTCTTTTATGCCTTCGGCATCACGGTGGCGGTGTCGGTGGCGGTCTCGCTGTTTGTCGCGTTTACCCTGACACCGATGCTGTCATCGCGCTGGTTGCGCGGCGAACATGAATTTCACAAGGCGACGAAAAACCCGATTTACCGGTTCACCAACTGGTGGAACCAGCTGTTCGAGCGATTGAACGACTACCTGCAAATTGCCGTACGTTACGCCTTGACCCACCGCGGAGTGGTTGTGGCGGCGGCGCTGCTGACCTTTGTCGGGAGTTTGATGCTGGTGCCGTTGATCGGCACGGAGTTCATCCCGGAGTATGACCGGGGCGAGTTTTTCGTGGCCGTGAAGTCGGCGCCCGGCACCAGTCTGGACGGAACCGCGACGCTGACGGCGGGGGTGGAGAAGGTCCTCCGCACGTATCCGGAGATTCAGGACGTCTATACGACGATCGGTTCCGGTATCACTCCGGACAACGAAGGGACGATCACGGTGCGGATGGTAGAGCTGGACAAGCGCGAACGGTCATCGTTTGAGGTGATCAGTGCGCTGCGGAGGGAATTGGCCGCGTACCCGGGATTGCGGTTGAGTTTCTCGAGCGAGAACTCGAGAGGTGGCGGCGGTTCGCCGGTGGAGATTTCGGTGGCCGGAGAGCGAATGGAGCAGTTGACTGCGCTGGCGGCGATGGTCGAGGACTCGGTGCGAGCCACGCCCGGGGCGGTGGAGGTAGATAATTCCTTGGGTGAGGGCAAACCGGAGTTGCAGGTCGCGCTGGATCGGGAGAAGATCGCCGATCTGGGTTTGAATGTGTCGCAGATTGCTTTGGCCGCGCGGTATCTGGTCAACGGCGTGGTGCCGCTGAAGTTTCAGGAGGGCGACCGGCAGGCGGATGTGCGGTTGCGGCTGCGCCCGGAGGACCGCAATGATCTGTCCGATCTGTCGCGAATCCTGATCCCGTCATCGAAGGAGATTGACGGCGAGAAAGGACAGCAGTTCCCACTGAGCTACGTCGCGAACTTCGCGGAGGCCAGCGCAGTCGCGGAGTTGTCGCGCTATGACCGGATGAAGACGATTACAGTCTCGGCAAACAATTCCGGGCGGTTTGCCGGCGACGTGCGCACCGACGCGATGGCGAAGGCCGGGCAGATCCCGACGCCGCCGGGGTATCGCATTTACGCTACTGGCGAAGCCGAAATACAGGCGGAGTCATTCGGCTATATTATTGAAGCGTTGTTCCTGGCGATCATTTTGATCTATTTCGTGTTGGCGTCACAATTTGAAAGTCTGACTGATCCGTTTGCGATCATGTTGTCGTTGCCGATGTCGCTGCTGGGAGCGTTTCTCGGACTGCTCTTGCTGGGGAGTTCGATATCGATCATGTCGCTGATCGGCATTGTGATGTTGATGGGGCTGGTGACCAAAAACGCCATCCTGCTGGTGGATTTTGCCAAGCAGGATCTGCGGCGGGGAACGCCGCGCACGGAGGCGTTCGTGAAGGCCAGTTCGGTGCGGCTGCGCCCGATCATCATGACGACGGCGGCGATGATCTTCGGGATGTTGCCGCTGGCACTGGGAATTGGGCCGGGCGCGGAGCTGCGCGCCGGCATCGCGCGGGCGGTGATCGGCGGCCTGATAACTTCAACCGGATTGACGCTGGTTGTCGTACCAGTCGTATATACTTTGCTGGATGATCTGGTCCGAAAAGTTCGCGGTAAGAGTCAAGTTGCAGTCGACGTCAATAATTAG
- the bshC gene encoding bacillithiol biosynthesis cysteine-adding enzyme BshC, which translates to MPGSRKLFLDYLAGKTAEYFHYDFNSDDALRQVQERVSRRSYQRERIVAVLLRQNQAYGAGPRTIENIHRLLDQSTSAVFTGQQVTLCGGPLFVFYKAALAVKLAASNCRKLEGRVVPIFWMAADDADFDEVARLQIPTPENTLRELIYRSLGDVSGQPMGAVDLDAGINTLLDELEQALPQAEFRAELMTLLRRCYQPGTSIVTAFGRLMSQVFHDSGLIFVDPSDPEFREMALPVFRRELELGEQAAQLIEGRNRRLEAQGYHLQVARPGGYSNLFYYNGKRTRIDLAPDGFAIDGKAYNRAELAGVLERAPALFSPNVFLRAIVQSHIFPTLVYFAGPAEAAYFSQIRDLFELYGEEPPIIYPRFSATIIEPAIARLLEKLEIGVEQTFGDVNQLVNEILLRTFPGDFEQGFASLREEVRRRMDEIAARLDQSDHGLITNANRIAGKLDLEIKNLEEKVFQAHRKKNQTLRAQIERVGFNLYPNGKLQERSFPLIYYMAKYGHGIIDRLLQAVDCNSKVHHLIYLE; encoded by the coding sequence ATGCCGGGTAGTCGGAAGTTGTTTCTGGACTACCTGGCGGGCAAGACCGCGGAATACTTCCACTACGATTTTAATTCCGACGACGCGCTCCGGCAGGTGCAGGAGCGCGTCAGCCGGCGTTCCTACCAGCGCGAACGGATCGTCGCGGTCTTGTTACGGCAGAACCAGGCGTATGGCGCCGGACCGCGGACGATCGAGAATATCCACCGGCTGTTGGATCAAAGCACTTCGGCAGTTTTCACCGGCCAGCAAGTGACGCTGTGCGGCGGGCCGCTGTTCGTGTTTTACAAGGCGGCGTTGGCGGTCAAGCTGGCGGCGAGTAATTGCCGCAAGCTGGAGGGCCGGGTGGTGCCGATTTTCTGGATGGCGGCTGATGATGCCGATTTTGATGAAGTCGCGCGGCTGCAGATTCCGACACCAGAGAATACGTTACGCGAGCTGATCTACCGGTCGTTGGGTGATGTGTCCGGGCAGCCGATGGGCGCGGTGGATCTGGATGCCGGAATCAACACGCTGCTGGATGAACTGGAGCAGGCGCTGCCGCAGGCGGAATTCCGAGCGGAGTTGATGACCCTGCTGCGCCGGTGCTATCAGCCGGGCACATCGATCGTGACCGCGTTCGGCCGGCTCATGAGCCAAGTTTTTCACGACAGCGGCCTGATCTTTGTCGATCCGAGTGATCCGGAATTTCGCGAGATGGCATTGCCGGTGTTCCGCCGCGAGTTGGAATTGGGCGAGCAGGCGGCGCAACTCATCGAGGGACGAAATCGCCGGTTGGAGGCGCAGGGTTATCATTTGCAGGTGGCGCGCCCCGGCGGCTACTCGAATCTGTTCTATTATAACGGCAAACGAACGCGCATCGATCTGGCGCCGGATGGATTTGCGATCGACGGCAAGGCATACAATCGTGCCGAACTGGCGGGGGTGCTGGAGCGGGCGCCGGCGTTGTTTTCGCCGAACGTCTTTTTACGCGCGATCGTGCAGAGCCACATCTTTCCGACCCTGGTATATTTTGCCGGTCCGGCGGAAGCGGCGTACTTCAGCCAGATTCGCGACTTGTTTGAGCTGTACGGCGAGGAGCCGCCAATTATCTATCCCCGCTTTTCGGCGACGATCATCGAGCCGGCGATCGCGCGACTGCTGGAGAAGTTGGAGATCGGTGTGGAGCAGACCTTCGGGGATGTTAATCAACTGGTCAACGAGATTCTGCTGCGGACTTTCCCGGGGGACTTTGAGCAGGGTTTTGCGTCGTTGCGCGAGGAGGTGCGCCGCCGGATGGACGAAATTGCGGCGCGGCTAGACCAGTCGGATCATGGGCTGATCACCAACGCCAATCGCATTGCCGGCAAGCTGGACCTGGAGATCAAGAATCTTGAGGAGAAAGTCTTTCAGGCGCACCGCAAGAAGAACCAGACGCTGCGGGCGCAGATCGAGCGCGTGGGATTCAACCTCTACCCCAACGGCAAGTTGCAGGAGCGGAGTTTCCCGTTGATCTACTACATGGCGAAATACGGGCATGGCATCATTGACCGACTGCTGCAGGCGGTGGACTGCAACAGCAAGGTGCACCACCTCATCTATCTGGAGTAG
- the bshA gene encoding N-acetyl-alpha-D-glucosaminyl L-malate synthase BshA: MKIGITCYPVVGGSGIVATELGMSLAAKGHQVHFISYQLPFRLDQFRENVYFHQVDVSSYPLFKYPPYTLSLAAKMADVVCRWKLDLLHVHYAIPHATAAFLAKQIAGDCKIKVVTTLHGTDVTLVGSERSFFEITKFSVQVSDGITAVSQAIRTQTLEMFGLDNHIEVIPNFVDTELFKPEIRHCSRRTFAADDEKIIMHASNFRPVKRIPDVIETFRLTRAQVKCKLILVGDGPEMSLAEHLISQYGLTEDVMLLGNQDSIATILPVADVFLLPSQTESFGLAALEAMSCGVPVIASDTGGLPELVTDGRDGYLTPVGNVHRLVEATTALLTDEARLRKMKQAARTTAIGRFSSELMVPKYEDYYLRVIAGTGNERNG, from the coding sequence GTGAAGATCGGCATTACGTGTTATCCAGTGGTGGGTGGTTCGGGTATTGTCGCAACCGAACTGGGGATGTCGCTGGCGGCGAAGGGGCACCAGGTACATTTCATTTCGTACCAGTTGCCGTTCCGGCTGGATCAGTTCCGCGAGAACGTCTATTTCCACCAGGTTGATGTTTCGAGCTATCCGCTGTTCAAGTACCCGCCCTACACACTTTCGTTGGCGGCGAAGATGGCGGACGTGGTGTGCCGCTGGAAGCTCGATTTGTTGCACGTTCATTATGCCATCCCGCATGCAACCGCGGCGTTCCTGGCCAAGCAGATTGCGGGGGACTGCAAGATCAAGGTGGTGACGACGCTGCACGGCACCGATGTGACGTTGGTGGGGAGCGAGCGTTCGTTTTTCGAGATCACCAAATTCTCGGTGCAAGTATCAGACGGCATTACGGCGGTCTCGCAGGCGATTCGGACGCAGACGCTGGAGATGTTCGGACTCGACAATCACATTGAAGTCATACCGAATTTTGTCGACACGGAGTTGTTCAAGCCGGAGATTCGTCATTGTTCGCGGCGGACGTTCGCGGCCGATGACGAGAAGATCATCATGCACGCCTCGAATTTTCGTCCGGTCAAGCGGATTCCCGACGTGATTGAGACGTTTCGGCTGACGCGGGCGCAGGTGAAGTGCAAACTGATCCTGGTCGGGGATGGTCCGGAGATGAGCCTGGCGGAGCACTTGATTTCGCAGTACGGCCTGACCGAAGATGTGATGCTGCTGGGGAATCAGGATTCGATCGCGACGATTCTGCCGGTGGCGGATGTGTTCTTGCTGCCGTCGCAGACCGAGTCGTTCGGTTTGGCGGCGCTGGAAGCGATGTCGTGCGGCGTGCCGGTGATTGCCAGCGACACCGGCGGCTTGCCGGAACTGGTGACCGACGGTCGGGACGGCTATCTGACACCGGTCGGCAATGTGCATCGTCTGGTCGAGGCGACAACTGCATTGTTGACCGATGAGGCCCGGCTGCGCAAGATGAAGCAGGCGGCGCGCACAACGGCGATCGGGCGGTTTTCGTCGGAGTTGATGGTGCCGAAATACGAAGATTACTACCTACGAGTGATAGCGGGAACAGGGAATGAGCGCAACGGTTGA
- the bshB1 gene encoding bacillithiol biosynthesis deacetylase BshB1, with protein MSATVDCLAIAAHRDDLEITSGGLIAKLVDLGHSVAMLDLTAGEMGSQGDAAVRTAEATAAAKVLGVAVRENLELPDAYLQPALDFRARLAQKIRDLRPQLVILPHWLQRHPDHRVASELGFDACFYAGLKKAKLEGQPHRPRKILYSIYYGLAEPTFAVDTTQQLERKLESIRCYKSQFAENDKENKVFSPGTDVFELVRVRDRALGMRIRVGYAEGYVQRELVAVDDPMKLGGFSI; from the coding sequence ATGAGCGCAACGGTTGACTGCCTGGCAATTGCCGCCCACCGGGATGATCTGGAGATCACCTCGGGTGGCTTGATCGCGAAGCTGGTTGATTTGGGGCATTCGGTGGCGATGCTGGATTTGACGGCGGGCGAGATGGGATCACAGGGCGATGCGGCGGTGCGGACGGCGGAAGCGACAGCGGCTGCGAAGGTGCTGGGAGTCGCCGTGCGTGAAAATTTGGAGTTGCCGGATGCGTACCTGCAGCCCGCGCTGGACTTTCGGGCACGGCTGGCGCAGAAAATCCGCGACCTGCGACCGCAATTGGTGATTCTTCCGCACTGGCTGCAGCGACATCCGGATCATCGAGTGGCCTCCGAACTGGGGTTCGATGCGTGTTTCTATGCCGGACTCAAGAAAGCAAAGTTGGAGGGGCAGCCGCATCGTCCGCGCAAGATCCTTTATTCGATTTACTACGGCCTGGCCGAACCGACCTTCGCGGTGGACACGACGCAGCAGTTGGAGCGGAAGCTGGAGTCGATTCGGTGCTACAAGTCGCAGTTTGCGGAGAACGACAAGGAGAACAAGGTGTTTTCGCCCGGCACGGATGTATTCGAACTCGTGCGAGTGCGCGATCGGGCGCTGGGGATGCGGATTCGCGTCGGTTACGCGGAGGGTTACGTGCAGCGAGAGCTGGTCGCAGTAGACGACCCGATGAAGTTGGGTGGCTTTTCCATTTGA